Proteins encoded in a region of the Halodesulfovibrio marinisediminis DSM 17456 genome:
- a CDS encoding biotin--[acetyl-CoA-carboxylase] ligase, giving the protein MRTCFVLHDQISEIASGTTPEQIAKSHAGWSSLNNQQWSGVQRGNLSMYSSQLPSFPADIYICGACSSTLDVARFFNENKILNEWDSILGLRQEKGRGQLRRGWESPEGNIYAAIRLPSTGFFANEIGSLAIGFLLARALQELGYTAQIKWPNDILVGDKKIGGILLEERAGILMAGIGLNVHSSPPAELLRNEWSIPASSLCKKEQTMPILQMWQTLVDYMHFCYNAQVVQYTTEKLISSVEKQLAWLGREVWIHGSDLVNRSGRIMGISQDGGLRLRQSSGEKIIHSGSISLHP; this is encoded by the coding sequence ATGCGTACTTGTTTTGTTTTACATGATCAGATTTCCGAGATTGCTTCAGGGACAACACCTGAACAAATAGCTAAATCTCATGCGGGCTGGAGTTCCTTAAACAACCAACAATGGAGTGGGGTACAACGCGGTAATCTTTCCATGTACAGCTCACAGTTACCATCCTTTCCAGCAGATATATATATATGTGGAGCTTGTAGTTCAACTTTAGATGTTGCACGTTTCTTTAATGAAAACAAAATCTTGAACGAATGGGACTCTATTTTAGGATTACGTCAGGAAAAAGGACGTGGGCAATTAAGACGAGGCTGGGAGTCACCTGAAGGAAATATTTACGCTGCAATACGACTCCCATCAACAGGATTTTTTGCTAATGAAATTGGATCATTAGCTATCGGCTTTCTGCTAGCTAGAGCATTACAGGAACTTGGTTATACTGCACAAATCAAGTGGCCTAATGATATACTGGTAGGCGATAAAAAAATTGGCGGGATTTTGTTGGAGGAACGTGCCGGGATACTAATGGCCGGTATTGGGCTCAACGTCCATTCGTCCCCTCCGGCCGAACTCTTGCGGAATGAATGGTCCATTCCTGCAAGCAGTTTGTGCAAAAAAGAACAAACCATGCCGATATTACAGATGTGGCAGACACTTGTAGACTACATGCATTTTTGCTACAACGCACAGGTTGTTCAGTATACTACCGAGAAATTAATTTCGAGTGTTGAAAAACAACTTGCTTGGCTGGGGCGAGAAGTATGGATCCACGGAAGTGATCTAGTCAATCGGTCGGGCAGGATAATGGGTATTTCTCAAGATGGTGGGCTTCGACTCCGTCAATCAAGCGGAGAGAAGATCATACATTCGGGTAGTATTTCCCTCCACCCGTGA